In one window of Gossypium arboreum isolate Shixiya-1 chromosome 4, ASM2569848v2, whole genome shotgun sequence DNA:
- the LOC108458675 gene encoding uncharacterized protein LOC108458675, whose protein sequence is MQSSASKNYHEHFATLREYSGKERSYKRTNPRFSSSLTTSVGSVGNPKPQYNVCNKLHFRKCRMRSRACFKCGSLNHFLKDCLERVEKDIEQTRKLSNPSLRGRPPRYFRNISGISSAAKDSIAKSEARAPARTYAIRAREDASAPDIITSTFSLLDTNIIALIGPEKLLGLPPVREVEFSIDLVPGMTPISIAPYRMAPTELKEL, encoded by the exons ATGCAATCATCTGCTTCAAAGAATTATCATGAGCATTTTGCTACATTAAGGGAATATTCGGGAAAGGAACGAAGTTACAAACGCACCAACCCAAGGTTTTCGTCTTCCTTGACAACTAGTGTTGGGAGTGTTGGAAACCCTAAACCACAATACAATGTTTGTAATAAATTGCATTTCAGAAAGTGTCGGATGAGAAGTAGGGCTTGCTTTAAGTGTGGTTCTCTCAACCATTTTCTTAAAGATTGCCTAGAAAGGGTTGAGAAAGACATTGAACAGACCCGAAAGCTGAGTAATCCTTCCTTGAGAGGCAGACCACCAAGGTATTTCAGAAATATTAGTGGTATTAGTAGTGCTGCAAAAGATTCAATAGCTAAATCCGAGGCTCGAGCTCCGGCAAGAACATATGCTATACGTGCAAGGGAAGATGCTTCGGCACCAGATATTATCACTAGTACATTCTCTTTACTTGATActaatattattgctttgattggtCCTG AAAAACTACTTGgtttacctccagttagagaggtggaattttctatagaccTTGTGCCAGGGATGACGCCGATATCTATagcaccatatagaatggctcctacggAATTGAAAGAGTTGTAA